The following coding sequences lie in one Thermomicrobium sp. 4228-Ro genomic window:
- a CDS encoding class I SAM-dependent methyltransferase — translation MSQELVARIRNEIERTGPITFARYMEYALYDPDYGYYTRAIRVGRTGDYLTAPEMHPIFGWVIARQLRELWDALGQPDPFTLLEYGPGTGTLALGICAYLAENEPDLLGCVRYCPIERSPVARQALVARFQQAGFGHLAIEPPREPVTGIVLANEVLDALPVHRLRCERGQLRELYVGWDGTRFVEVAGPLSTAELAHWLDRLGVQLTEGQTTELCLAILAWLDEAVRFLDRGFLLVLDYGYPVPQRYDAERFPTGTIRTYAGHTVADDPFQDTGERDITAHVDFTMLELAAQDRGLVPLALTTQAEFLAHGGLGELLVALQTEPGMTAERYLAARAAAFHLLDPGGMGRFRVALFGKQVAPSALPSGFRARLLTGVPLSTHATASSD, via the coding sequence GTGAGCCAGGAACTCGTCGCGCGTATCCGCAACGAAATCGAGCGCACCGGGCCGATCACCTTCGCCCGATACATGGAGTACGCGCTTTACGATCCGGATTACGGCTATTACACACGTGCGATCCGAGTGGGTCGCACCGGCGACTACCTGACCGCACCCGAGATGCACCCCATTTTCGGCTGGGTGATCGCCCGGCAACTGCGCGAACTCTGGGACGCCCTCGGCCAGCCCGACCCGTTCACGCTCCTCGAGTACGGTCCGGGAACCGGTACGCTCGCACTGGGCATTTGCGCCTATCTGGCCGAGAACGAACCGGATCTGCTCGGCTGCGTGCGCTATTGCCCGATCGAACGGAGCCCCGTCGCTCGACAGGCGCTCGTCGCTCGCTTCCAGCAGGCCGGATTCGGGCATCTCGCGATCGAGCCACCGCGGGAACCGGTGACCGGTATCGTGCTGGCCAACGAAGTGCTCGACGCGCTGCCCGTCCACCGGCTCCGCTGCGAGCGAGGGCAGCTGCGCGAGCTGTACGTCGGCTGGGACGGGACGCGCTTCGTCGAAGTCGCCGGGCCGCTCTCGACAGCGGAACTCGCCCACTGGCTCGATCGACTCGGCGTGCAGCTGACCGAGGGGCAGACGACCGAACTCTGCCTGGCCATACTCGCCTGGCTCGACGAGGCCGTACGGTTTCTCGATCGCGGGTTTCTCCTCGTCCTCGATTACGGGTATCCCGTTCCGCAACGCTACGATGCCGAGCGTTTTCCCACCGGGACGATCCGCACCTACGCTGGCCACACCGTCGCCGACGATCCGTTCCAGGACACGGGCGAGCGGGACATCACCGCGCACGTCGACTTCACGATGCTCGAGCTCGCAGCACAGGACCGCGGCCTCGTACCGCTCGCGCTCACTACGCAAGCCGAATTTCTCGCTCACGGCGGTCTGGGTGAACTGCTCGTCGCGCTCCAGACTGAGCCCGGCATGACCGCCGAGCGCTACCTTGCGGCGCGTGCCGCGGCCTTTCACCTCCTCGATCCAGGTGGGATGGGGCGCTTCCGCGTCGCCCTCTTCGGCAAGCAGGTCGCGCCTTCCGCGTTACCGAGCGGCTTTCGCGCACGGCTCCTCACCGGTGTACCGCTCTCGACACACGCGACAGCGTCTTCGGACTGA
- a CDS encoding SPW repeat domain-containing protein, with translation MATAQRQSSAFWDYVAALVMVIGLWIAASPYVIPDAWLYDVTRLSATFFGGCIVMFAIAELALSPGLRWVGLANVPTGLWIAAAPFVSGETAVSAMVVSCVVAGIAVAVLSLASVVFARR, from the coding sequence ATGGCTACTGCCCAGCGCCAGTCGTCGGCCTTCTGGGACTACGTCGCCGCGCTCGTCATGGTCATCGGGCTCTGGATCGCGGCGTCCCCCTATGTCATTCCCGATGCCTGGCTCTACGACGTGACCCGCCTGAGCGCGACCTTCTTCGGCGGCTGTATCGTCATGTTCGCGATCGCTGAGCTGGCGCTCTCGCCAGGCCTCCGCTGGGTCGGACTGGCCAACGTCCCGACCGGCCTCTGGATCGCCGCCGCACCCTTCGTCAGCGGCGAGACGGCCGTCAGCGCGATGGTCGTGAGCTGCGTCGTCGCCGGGATCGCGGTCGCCGTGCTCAGTCTGGCCAGCGTCGTGTTCGCCCGCCGCTGA
- a CDS encoding Ig-like domain-containing protein: protein MSYIAPAAPDFSGSKQSWSAAETQSATAGQVTGRAWFTHTLALPLFQVGDTNGQGDISGFTLFNPTSRQQLANVQILSASGAAVPPSQVGTSENPVLVAVPAGGYAVIYPYPTDFGTTFTSVPRNFTGTALVGVTDGAGSGSGFLVGVSNVVNYQVAGDGSGVFVLTPTRHPALTLENFALRLEPSVTLAKTGEEVTLTATLTADGSPLEGRTIRFRVSSEGSPDPATGSATTDSDGRASFAFSNDTAVTNTVTAWWDINQNGLQDVGELADTSQVTWVATVSGELTLQGGVSGSAPNYTVPASSLAGSGTVTTQARCDLDPNTPTGIPVLLHFESTGGATARWGGAPTASTSGTTAVVTSGANNVATANLILVDGSAGNTYTVTCYLDYGATGVLESTDPLLDTVTIEVTS, encoded by the coding sequence ATGAGCTATATTGCGCCGGCAGCCCCCGACTTCTCCGGGAGCAAGCAGAGCTGGTCGGCGGCTGAAACGCAGTCCGCGACTGCTGGGCAGGTTACCGGTCGGGCCTGGTTCACGCACACGCTGGCCTTGCCGCTGTTCCAGGTGGGTGACACGAACGGCCAGGGTGACATCAGCGGCTTCACGCTCTTCAATCCGACCAGCCGGCAGCAGCTGGCTAATGTCCAGATCCTGAGCGCGAGCGGGGCCGCAGTGCCGCCCAGCCAGGTGGGTACCAGCGAGAATCCAGTGCTCGTCGCCGTACCAGCCGGTGGCTACGCCGTCATCTACCCGTACCCGACCGACTTCGGGACGACCTTCACGAGCGTGCCGCGTAATTTCACCGGGACGGCCCTGGTCGGCGTCACCGACGGGGCGGGCAGCGGGAGCGGCTTCCTTGTCGGCGTCTCGAACGTCGTCAACTACCAGGTCGCTGGTGACGGCTCGGGCGTCTTCGTCCTCACGCCGACCCGCCACCCGGCACTCACGCTCGAGAACTTCGCCCTCCGCCTCGAGCCGAGTGTCACGCTGGCCAAGACCGGCGAGGAGGTCACCCTGACCGCCACGCTCACCGCGGACGGCTCGCCGCTCGAGGGCCGCACGATCCGCTTCCGTGTCAGCAGCGAGGGTTCTCCCGACCCCGCGACCGGGTCGGCGACGACCGACAGCGACGGTCGAGCCTCGTTCGCCTTCAGCAACGACACCGCCGTGACGAACACGGTGACCGCCTGGTGGGATATCAACCAGAACGGTCTGCAAGACGTCGGCGAGCTGGCCGACACGAGCCAGGTGACGTGGGTGGCGACCGTCAGCGGTGAGCTGACACTTCAGGGCGGTGTGAGCGGCTCGGCTCCGAACTACACCGTACCGGCGTCCAGCCTCGCCGGGAGCGGAACGGTTACTACCCAGGCCCGCTGTGACCTCGACCCCAATACGCCGACCGGTATCCCGGTGCTCTTGCACTTCGAGAGCACCGGCGGTGCGACAGCCCGCTGGGGCGGAGCGCCGACCGCGAGCACGTCCGGCACCACCGCCGTGGTGACGAGCGGTGCGAACAACGTCGCGACAGCGAACCTGATCCTGGTCGATGGGAGTGCGGGGAACACCTACACCGTCACCTGCTACCTCGACTACGGCGCGACCGGCGTGCTGGAGAGCACCGATCCGTTGCTCGACACCGTGACGATCGAGGTCACGAGCTGA
- a CDS encoding glycosyltransferase, whose protein sequence is MADRLPIDRAVLFVTGEYPPLRGGVGDYTARLAEALTDHGWSVTVVTRPSPDRTATSPAIRVTTGWGWRLREILQELYAQGWRGIVHLQYQAGAFDLQGRIALLPQLAHPFPVVTTFHDLRVPYLFPKAGPLRHLVLRWLARTSAAVVVTNPEDERAVRRWDISGARLWRIPIGSNLPAPRDPRAARQRLGLPRQQPLVAFFGFRQPEKGLETLIAAIARLPEPRPLLVLLGGDRPDTPGARAGDATAYRDIAAVPLVDLGYRPAQDVADLLAAADVVALPFRDGASLRHGSLIAALASGAALVTTRPADPTLLFPLRDGEHCCLVPPDDPTALAQALAGLLADPTRRDQLRAGARTVAAAFAWERIAQRHAQLYEVVRQWSRYSWGD, encoded by the coding sequence GTGGCTGACCGCTTGCCGATCGACCGAGCTGTCCTCTTCGTGACTGGCGAGTATCCCCCGCTCCGTGGGGGCGTCGGTGATTACACGGCGCGCCTGGCGGAAGCGCTCACCGACCACGGCTGGTCGGTGACGGTGGTGACGCGGCCGTCACCGGACCGAACTGCAACCAGTCCAGCGATCCGCGTGACGACCGGTTGGGGCTGGCGACTCCGGGAGATACTCCAGGAACTCTACGCTCAGGGCTGGCGCGGCATCGTCCACCTCCAGTACCAGGCCGGAGCCTTCGACCTGCAAGGGCGCATCGCCCTCTTGCCCCAACTGGCGCATCCGTTCCCGGTCGTCACGACGTTCCATGACCTGCGCGTTCCGTACCTCTTCCCCAAGGCCGGCCCGCTCCGGCATCTCGTTCTGCGCTGGCTGGCCCGGACCAGCGCTGCTGTCGTCGTGACCAATCCGGAGGACGAACGGGCGGTACGCCGCTGGGACATTTCCGGCGCACGACTCTGGCGTATCCCGATCGGCTCCAATCTCCCGGCTCCGCGCGATCCGCGAGCCGCCCGCCAGCGACTCGGTCTGCCGCGCCAGCAACCGCTGGTCGCCTTCTTCGGCTTCCGGCAACCGGAGAAGGGGCTGGAGACACTGATCGCGGCGATCGCACGCCTGCCCGAACCGCGTCCACTGCTCGTTTTGCTCGGTGGCGACCGACCGGACACGCCCGGCGCACGCGCCGGTGACGCGACCGCCTACCGGGACATCGCCGCCGTACCGCTCGTCGATCTCGGGTACCGCCCAGCTCAGGACGTCGCCGATCTTCTGGCAGCAGCCGACGTCGTCGCGCTCCCGTTCCGGGACGGAGCGAGCCTCCGGCATGGCAGCTTGATCGCCGCGCTGGCGTCCGGCGCAGCGCTCGTCACCACGCGGCCAGCCGATCCGACTCTCCTCTTCCCGCTCCGCGACGGCGAGCACTGCTGCCTCGTCCCGCCAGACGATCCGACAGCACTCGCGCAGGCACTGGCCGGTCTCCTCGCTGACCCCACGCGTCGCGACCAGCTACGGGCGGGCGCCCGCACCGTTGCCGCCGCGTTCGCCTGGGAACGGATCGCCCAGCGCCATGCGCAGCTGTACGAGGTGGTCCGACAGTGGTCCAGATACTCGTGGGGCGACTGA
- a CDS encoding glycosyltransferase: MNQRDPLPLSVIVLTLNEERHLPGCLESVRGLGRQLVVVDSGSTDRTVEIAQAAGAEVVTHRFVDFPSQRNAALALAREPWVLFVDADERVTPQLAEEIRAALAQGDERVAGFWIPTQNWMWGKWIRGGGWWPDEHLRLLRVGRARYRSEITVHEVVELDGEARHLASPLVHLNYDSRREFVRKQLSYARLAARSLVLQGRRPRRRTFLGQPLREFWRRFVTLRGYRDGLDGLFLATMMAFATLVTWILVVRLWRRRALRRSQRVTALAEPAALDVSVVIVSYRSRAHLPGCLDSVQQSLEASQLRGEVIVVDNASPDGSADLVATHYPWVRLVANSANRGFAAAANQGIQLARGRVIVLLNPDARLVGEALGRLVRFLDQHPTAGAVGPRLRYPDGRTQPSRRRFPTLLTGFLESTLVQDYWRDNRVLRRYYVADRSDDELQEVDWLVGACLAIRREALATVGLFDERFFLYSEEVEWFWRVRRAGWRVYYLPDAEVVHAEGGSSEPESAFRQIAFDTAKVQLFRSLYGPLAAEVLRAFLLLTYAVRFAREAAKWLVGHKRVLRWRRMARDWHAFRSLLRPRIVRMWAERG; encoded by the coding sequence ATGAACCAGCGTGATCCGTTACCGCTGTCCGTCATCGTTCTGACACTCAACGAGGAGCGACACCTCCCGGGCTGCCTGGAGAGCGTGCGTGGGCTGGGACGGCAACTCGTGGTCGTCGACTCCGGTTCGACCGACCGCACTGTGGAGATCGCACAGGCAGCCGGTGCCGAGGTGGTGACGCATCGTTTCGTCGACTTTCCCTCGCAGCGGAATGCGGCCCTGGCGCTGGCACGCGAGCCGTGGGTCCTCTTCGTCGATGCCGACGAACGGGTGACTCCGCAACTGGCTGAAGAGATCCGGGCTGCGCTCGCCCAGGGAGACGAGCGGGTCGCTGGCTTCTGGATCCCGACGCAGAACTGGATGTGGGGGAAATGGATCCGTGGCGGCGGGTGGTGGCCCGACGAGCATCTTCGCCTCCTGCGCGTCGGACGTGCCCGGTACCGCTCGGAGATCACCGTCCATGAGGTCGTCGAGCTGGACGGTGAGGCGCGACATCTGGCTTCACCGCTCGTGCACCTCAATTACGACTCGCGACGGGAGTTCGTGCGGAAACAGTTGTCCTATGCGCGTCTCGCTGCCCGCTCGCTCGTCCTGCAGGGCAGACGGCCGCGCCGCCGGACGTTCCTCGGGCAGCCCCTGCGCGAGTTCTGGCGTCGCTTCGTGACGCTCCGGGGATACCGCGATGGCCTCGACGGACTCTTCCTGGCGACGATGATGGCGTTCGCCACGCTGGTAACCTGGATCCTGGTCGTCCGCCTCTGGCGGCGGCGTGCACTGCGGCGGAGCCAACGAGTCACCGCGCTCGCCGAGCCAGCGGCCCTCGACGTCTCGGTCGTGATCGTGAGCTACCGGAGCCGCGCGCACCTTCCCGGATGCCTCGACTCGGTGCAGCAGAGCCTGGAGGCGAGCCAGCTGCGCGGCGAGGTCATCGTCGTCGACAACGCCTCACCGGACGGCTCGGCCGACCTGGTCGCCACGCACTATCCCTGGGTCCGCCTCGTCGCCAACTCGGCGAACCGGGGATTCGCGGCAGCAGCCAACCAGGGGATACAGCTCGCGCGCGGACGCGTCATCGTGCTCCTGAATCCGGACGCGCGGCTGGTCGGGGAAGCCCTCGGTCGTCTGGTACGGTTCCTCGACCAGCACCCGACAGCCGGTGCCGTCGGGCCGCGTCTCCGGTATCCGGATGGCCGCACGCAACCGTCACGGCGGCGTTTCCCGACCCTGCTGACCGGCTTTCTGGAGAGCACGCTCGTTCAGGACTACTGGCGCGACAACCGGGTCCTCCGGCGCTATTACGTTGCCGACCGGAGCGACGACGAGCTGCAAGAGGTCGACTGGCTGGTCGGAGCGTGCCTGGCGATCCGCCGCGAGGCGCTGGCAACGGTCGGGCTCTTCGACGAGCGCTTCTTCCTCTACTCCGAGGAAGTGGAATGGTTCTGGCGCGTGCGGCGAGCCGGTTGGCGCGTCTACTACCTCCCGGATGCCGAAGTCGTGCACGCCGAAGGGGGATCGAGCGAGCCGGAGTCGGCCTTCCGGCAGATTGCGTTCGATACAGCCAAGGTGCAACTGTTCCGGAGCCTGTACGGGCCGCTGGCCGCCGAGGTGCTCCGTGCCTTCCTCCTCCTCACCTATGCCGTCCGCTTCGCTCGCGAAGCTGCCAAGTGGCTGGTCGGGCACAAGCGTGTGCTCCGCTGGCGCCGTATGGCCCGCGACTGGCACGCGTTTCGCTCGCTCCTGCGACCCCGAATCGTCCGGATGTGGGCCGAACGTGGCTGA
- a CDS encoding endonuclease III domain-containing protein → MQREADSFDIDEAIRRLREVVRSLPPAALFQLAAEGFRTLFEVLVACIVSVRTRDEVTVPVARRLFARARTPEALAQLTEPELAALLRPATFAETKARNLLVIAGRLQHESDQKRLCDETFLLQLPGVGPKCAHLVLGIACGLPRIAVDVHVHRITNRWGYVRTRAPEQTLRELERKLPQQYWIEINRLLVPFGKHICTGVLPRCSQCVLADLCPRIGVARHR, encoded by the coding sequence ATGCAGCGCGAGGCGGACTCCTTCGACATCGACGAAGCGATCCGGCGTCTGCGGGAGGTGGTGCGCTCGCTGCCACCGGCAGCCTTGTTCCAGCTGGCTGCAGAAGGCTTTCGGACACTGTTCGAAGTGCTCGTCGCCTGTATCGTATCGGTGCGAACCCGCGACGAGGTCACCGTACCGGTCGCGCGGCGTCTGTTCGCGCGTGCTCGCACGCCGGAGGCCCTCGCGCAGCTCACCGAGCCGGAACTCGCCGCGCTGCTCCGGCCTGCCACCTTCGCCGAGACGAAGGCGCGCAATTTGCTCGTCATCGCCGGGCGCCTCCAGCACGAGTCCGACCAGAAGCGGCTCTGTGACGAGACGTTCCTGCTCCAGCTCCCCGGCGTCGGCCCCAAGTGCGCGCATCTCGTCCTCGGGATCGCCTGCGGTCTGCCACGCATCGCGGTCGATGTCCACGTCCACCGGATCACCAACCGTTGGGGATACGTGCGGACCCGGGCACCCGAGCAGACGTTACGGGAACTCGAGCGGAAGCTGCCCCAGCAGTACTGGATCGAGATCAACCGGTTGCTCGTTCCCTTCGGCAAGCATATCTGTACCGGCGTCCTCCCTCGTTGCTCGCAGTGCGTGCTCGCTGACCTCTGTCCCCGGATCGGTGTGGCGCGGCACCGTTGA
- a CDS encoding DUF1015 domain-containing protein, whose translation MTARPQPDRAYDGTAARMLPLRPFRAVRYAPERVGDLAAVLGPPDDVPSAELAAALAAQHPYHCLHLEVPDADGQQFTQAARRYRIWRAEGVLQRDAQPACYVYAHRFALEGVRFERLGVLLVASLDPVAGARLLPHEGTTTELVERRLRQLEAVQAHAGAVYAIWAGDGALRQALEAIVRDEPPLWSVTVNGDEHRLWAVTGARAQELAALATSRPLVVADGHHRYAAAQRLAERARVSDPSADPRAWVPVHVVDAADPALVVRPIHRVLSWLPCDWDTLRAHLARHAAVDSLTPRPLDGVVQLAGDLARSRRPHVLLLHRQELLAVELPTGADGEPDAVVVDRLLLRHVCALDQATIERVATYTPDTSEAVAAVQSGRAVLAVLLRPTPLATILARAQAGQLLPPKTTYFFPKLPQGIVFYDLADPLTLG comes from the coding sequence GTGACAGCGAGACCGCAGCCGGACCGCGCGTACGACGGGACGGCAGCACGGATGCTTCCGCTCCGGCCGTTCCGTGCTGTCCGCTACGCCCCGGAGCGGGTCGGTGACCTGGCAGCCGTGCTCGGCCCGCCCGACGATGTGCCGAGCGCGGAGCTTGCTGCTGCCTTGGCTGCCCAGCATCCGTATCATTGTCTGCATCTCGAGGTTCCGGATGCTGATGGTCAACAGTTCACGCAAGCTGCCCGCCGGTACCGGATCTGGCGTGCCGAGGGAGTGCTCCAGCGCGATGCCCAGCCAGCCTGCTACGTCTATGCCCACCGTTTCGCACTCGAAGGAGTTCGCTTCGAACGGCTCGGTGTCTTGCTCGTCGCCTCGCTCGATCCGGTCGCGGGTGCACGACTGCTCCCGCACGAGGGGACGACAACCGAACTCGTCGAGCGCCGCCTCCGTCAGCTCGAAGCCGTCCAGGCGCACGCCGGCGCGGTCTACGCGATCTGGGCTGGGGACGGTGCGCTGCGACAAGCACTCGAGGCGATCGTTCGTGACGAACCACCGCTCTGGTCGGTAACGGTGAACGGCGACGAGCACCGCCTCTGGGCGGTGACCGGTGCTCGTGCACAGGAACTCGCTGCGCTCGCTACCAGTCGCCCGCTGGTCGTCGCTGACGGACACCACCGCTACGCGGCTGCCCAGCGCCTCGCCGAGCGAGCCAGAGTCAGCGATCCAAGCGCCGACCCACGTGCCTGGGTGCCCGTGCATGTGGTCGACGCGGCCGACCCGGCATTGGTTGTCCGTCCGATCCACCGCGTGCTGTCCTGGCTGCCCTGCGACTGGGACACGCTCCGAGCCCATCTCGCCCGACACGCAGCGGTCGACTCGCTCACCCCCCGACCGCTCGACGGTGTCGTCCAGCTGGCCGGTGACCTCGCGCGCTCGCGCCGTCCGCACGTCCTGTTGCTCCATCGCCAGGAACTCCTGGCCGTCGAACTCCCCACCGGTGCCGACGGTGAGCCGGACGCCGTCGTGGTCGACAGGCTGCTCCTGCGGCACGTCTGTGCGCTCGACCAGGCCACGATCGAGCGAGTGGCCACCTACACGCCCGACACCAGCGAGGCAGTTGCTGCCGTGCAGTCCGGTCGGGCTGTGCTGGCGGTCTTGCTCCGTCCCACCCCGCTGGCGACCATCCTCGCCCGGGCGCAGGCCGGTCAGCTGCTACCACCGAAGACGACCTACTTCTTCCCGAAGTTGCCACAGGGGATCGTGTTCTACGACCTTGCCGACCCGCTCACGCTCGGCTGA
- a CDS encoding nitroreductase family protein gives MTALANVADVLEQIRKVRQIRQYRPDAVPEAVVWQVLEVARWTGSSRNTQPWHFIVIDDREILRQLSQLRPPIAWLAGAPLGIAIVLDGQSEISEAYDEGRVTERLLIAAKLLGLGGGVAWYGDAAQQAEAKRILGIPQERTARSIVAIGYPLSARDPRPSPVQRGRKPLAELVSWNRYGQRRQATPDGSDS, from the coding sequence ATGACCGCGCTGGCGAATGTCGCGGACGTGCTCGAACAGATCCGCAAGGTACGGCAGATCCGGCAATACCGGCCCGACGCGGTTCCCGAGGCTGTGGTCTGGCAGGTGCTCGAAGTCGCTCGCTGGACAGGAAGCTCACGCAATACGCAACCGTGGCACTTCATCGTCATCGACGATCGGGAGATTCTCCGGCAGCTGAGCCAGCTGCGCCCGCCGATCGCCTGGCTCGCCGGTGCGCCGCTGGGCATCGCGATCGTCCTCGATGGGCAGAGCGAGATCAGCGAGGCCTACGACGAGGGGCGTGTCACCGAGCGACTGCTCATCGCAGCCAAACTTCTCGGTCTCGGCGGCGGGGTGGCTTGGTACGGTGACGCCGCACAGCAAGCGGAGGCCAAGCGGATCCTCGGGATCCCCCAGGAGCGGACAGCCCGCTCGATCGTGGCCATCGGCTATCCCCTCTCGGCCCGTGACCCGAGGCCGTCGCCGGTGCAGCGCGGCCGCAAGCCGCTCGCCGAACTCGTCAGCTGGAACCGGTATGGCCAGCGGCGTCAGGCGACACCAGACGGTTCCGATTCGTGA
- a CDS encoding glycosyltransferase family 2 protein: MDGCDLSVVIVSWNVRELLPACLNSLARELARSRLASEVIVVDNDSTDGTVELVRQRYPWVHLIALEANRGFAAANNVGIRASRGEAILLLNPDTEVRPGAISWLWSALQAAPHVGLVGARLLNPDGSLQSAGYRFPGYVQNVLDFFPIHPRLIGSRLNGRFGPGDGLSPFAIDHPLGACMLVRRAVIEQVGGLDEGYFYYSEEIDWCRRIRAAGWTILTAPAALVVHHAGGSTRQVSARSFLELHRSRARYFRRWHGPRFVQRLALLASLAAGWSALRAHLTGRPELAERACLLQEAARIYRQASSDDEPA; this comes from the coding sequence GTGGACGGCTGCGACCTTTCGGTCGTTATCGTCAGCTGGAACGTCCGGGAACTGCTCCCGGCCTGTCTGAACAGCCTCGCCCGCGAGCTCGCACGGAGCCGACTCGCGAGCGAAGTCATCGTCGTGGATAACGACTCGACCGACGGGACGGTCGAGCTGGTGCGCCAACGCTACCCGTGGGTACACCTCATCGCCCTGGAAGCGAATCGCGGTTTCGCCGCTGCGAACAACGTTGGAATCAGGGCAAGCCGCGGCGAGGCGATCCTCCTCCTGAACCCGGATACCGAAGTCCGCCCGGGCGCGATCAGCTGGTTATGGTCTGCGCTGCAGGCTGCCCCGCACGTCGGGCTGGTGGGAGCACGCTTGCTCAACCCCGACGGCTCCCTCCAATCGGCCGGCTACCGGTTTCCCGGCTACGTCCAGAACGTGCTCGACTTCTTCCCGATCCATCCGCGCCTCATCGGCTCGCGCCTGAACGGTCGCTTCGGTCCCGGTGACGGCCTCTCGCCGTTCGCGATCGACCATCCGTTGGGAGCGTGCATGCTCGTCCGGCGTGCGGTCATCGAGCAGGTGGGTGGACTCGACGAAGGCTACTTCTATTACAGCGAGGAGATCGACTGGTGCCGCCGGATCAGGGCGGCTGGTTGGACGATCCTGACTGCACCGGCAGCGTTGGTCGTCCACCACGCCGGGGGGAGTACGCGCCAGGTGTCGGCCCGGAGCTTTCTCGAGCTGCACCGGAGCCGGGCACGGTACTTTCGCCGCTGGCACGGTCCCCGCTTCGTCCAGCGGCTGGCATTGCTGGCATCGCTCGCCGCAGGCTGGTCGGCGCTCCGGGCGCACCTGACCGGCCGACCCGAGCTCGCCGAGCGAGCGTGTCTCCTGCAGGAGGCGGCGCGCATCTATCGCCAGGCATCGAGCGACGATGAACCAGCGTGA
- a CDS encoding RNA methyltransferase: MERRERPITERRLQRMREVLARRQPDLTVVLENVHDPHNVSAVLRSCDAVGLLAVHLVYTVEAFPELSENVSGSALKWLDLVFHPTIAACCETLRSQGFTIYATYLGDLEHSFDLYELDLTRPVALVFGNEQRGVSDEAVRLADGNFVIPMMGMVRSLNISVACAVSLYEALRQRRLAGQYDRPKLSEAERLGRLRRWLEREGRALPEELLGPSLSSS; encoded by the coding sequence ATGGAGCGACGCGAACGGCCGATCACCGAGCGACGCTTGCAGCGGATGCGCGAGGTGCTGGCACGTCGCCAGCCTGATCTGACGGTCGTCCTCGAGAACGTGCACGACCCGCACAACGTGAGTGCGGTCCTGCGGTCCTGCGATGCGGTCGGCCTCTTGGCTGTCCATCTCGTCTACACCGTCGAGGCGTTTCCCGAGCTGTCCGAGAACGTGTCGGGCAGCGCGCTCAAGTGGCTCGACCTGGTCTTCCATCCGACGATCGCTGCCTGCTGCGAGACGCTCCGCTCGCAAGGGTTCACCATCTACGCAACCTATCTGGGCGATCTTGAACACAGTTTCGATCTCTACGAACTCGATCTGACCAGGCCAGTCGCGCTCGTCTTCGGGAACGAGCAACGGGGTGTGTCCGACGAGGCGGTCAGGCTGGCCGATGGGAACTTCGTGATTCCGATGATGGGAATGGTGCGGAGCCTCAATATCTCGGTCGCCTGTGCGGTCTCGCTCTACGAGGCCTTGCGCCAGCGCCGGTTGGCGGGCCAGTACGATCGGCCGAAGCTGAGCGAGGCGGAGCGGCTGGGGCGCCTGCGGCGCTGGCTGGAGCGCGAGGGGCGGGCGCTTCCGGAAGAACTCCTCGGCCCCTCGCTGTCCAGCAGCTGA
- a CDS encoding TetR/AcrR family transcriptional regulator: MRRMRASTEARIMEAASQLFLRYGFEKTTMDDIAREARVAKATLYRYWPSKEALFESLLYREIRLVNRDFLARVEADSRGGTIGRIIYHGFAAAYDRPFLRALMTTESRTLGDFLRRHSPDLSHWQFRLDRQLVEALQRAGVLRDDIEPGLLTYLLSVVSLGLASAAEFIAPDYAPPVEALTEGIAEMVEQAFAPPGDGDSARGKEVLRHFIGVIDERLAELERATRRRLLEGDAV, encoded by the coding sequence ATGCGGCGGATGCGGGCGAGCACGGAAGCGCGGATCATGGAGGCAGCCAGCCAGCTCTTCCTCCGGTACGGCTTCGAGAAGACGACGATGGACGACATCGCCCGGGAAGCTCGGGTCGCCAAGGCGACGCTTTACCGCTACTGGCCGAGCAAGGAAGCGCTGTTCGAGTCGCTGCTCTATCGCGAGATCCGCCTGGTAAATCGTGACTTCCTCGCCCGCGTCGAAGCCGACTCACGGGGTGGCACGATCGGCCGGATCATCTACCACGGCTTTGCGGCGGCCTACGACCGCCCGTTCCTGCGCGCCCTCATGACGACGGAAAGCCGGACGCTCGGTGACTTTCTCCGTCGCCACAGCCCTGACCTCTCGCATTGGCAGTTCCGGCTCGACCGGCAGCTCGTCGAGGCGTTGCAGCGCGCTGGCGTCCTGCGCGACGACATCGAGCCGGGATTGCTCACCTACCTCCTGTCGGTGGTTTCGCTCGGCCTAGCGAGCGCGGCCGAGTTCATCGCGCCCGACTACGCACCGCCGGTGGAGGCCCTGACCGAGGGGATCGCCGAGATGGTCGAGCAGGCTTTCGCACCGCCGGGTGACGGTGATTCGGCGCGCGGCAAGGAGGTCCTGCGCCACTTCATCGGTGTGATCGACGAGCGTCTCGCCGAGCTGGAGCGAGCGACCCGCCGGAGACTGCTGGAAGGAGACGCGGTATGA